CGGGTGAGCACCAAACTGCACCAGGAACCACACCAGACCGGCGATCTGCACCACATTGGCCAGCACCGGGCTCCACATGAACGACGCGAACTGATTGCGCGCGTTGAGGACCTGCCCGAGGATCGCGTACAGGCCGTAGAAGAAGATCTGCGGCATACAGATGAAGCCGAAGAAGATGGTCAGGTGACGGGTCGCGCCGCTGGAGGAGAAGTAGAGGTCCAGCAGCCACGGCGAGGCAGCGGTTGCCACCACCGTGACGACGAGAACGGACACGAATGACACCGTCAGTAATCGGTCGACGAATTCCTGGCCTCCGTCGGGCTGCTTCATCGCCTTGGTGATCTGCGGAATGAGGATGGCGTTGAGCACTCCTGCACTGAGCAGGATGAACACCACATTCGGCAAGGTGTTGGCCGCCTGGAAGGCGTCGAGGGCCAGCGAGGTACCTGCGGCGATGACGGTGAGGAGGTAGGTGCGGACGAATCCGAGGATTCGCGAGACCATCGTCCCGGCCGCCATCACCATGCTGGCGCGACGCAGCGACCCTTCGGCGGGGACTTTGCCGGGCGCAGGAGCACCTTCGGCGTCGATACGAGGAATGACCCGAGTCCGATCAAGGTCCTCGTCGGAATCCAGCTGGGTCAGCGCGTGGGTCGAGACATCGGCGCCGAAGGTGACAGCGTCGATGTCGAGACTGTCGTAGACGTCGACTGGTGGAGCCGCCGGTGGCAGGCGAAGGAGGTCATAGACGTCGTCGCGAGGTTCGGGCATCGTCGCCTCAGCGGCCAGTCCCGGCGTAGACGACGGCTTCACCCTCGGCGTCCAGTCCGAAAGCACTGTGGGCGACGAGGACGGCCTGGTCAACTTGGTCGGCATCGACGACCACCGAGATCCGAATCTCGGAGGTCGAGATCATCTGCAGGTTGATTCCGGAGTCGGCCAAGGCGCGGAAGAAGGTCGAGGTGACGCCGGGGTGGGACCTCATACCCACGCCGACGACGGACACCTTGCCGATCTGGTCGTTGTAGAGAACCTGCTCGTAACCGATCTCGTCCTTGACGGCCGTCAGAGCGCGCACCGCACTCGGGCCGTCACTCATCGGCAGGGTGAAGGACAGATCGGTGCGACCATTCATGACTCGCGAGGCGTTCTGGACGATCATGTCGATGTTGATGTCGGCGCGCGCGATGATGTCGAAGATCTGGGCGGCGCGGCCCACCGTGTCGGGAATCCCGGCGATGGTGATCTTGGCCTCCGAGCGGTCGTGGGCCACACCCGAGATGATGGCCTCTTCCATGTCAGGTCCCTTCGTGATGTCGGCAAGGTCGGTGACCCAGGTGCCGGGTTTGTCGGAGAACGAGGAGCGCACATGGACCGGCACATCCTCACGGCGGGCGTACTCGACGCAACGCAGGTGGAGAATCTTGGCGCCGCAAGCGGCCATTTCGAGCATCTCCTCGTAGGAGATCTGAGGAATGCGACGGGCCCCCTTGACGATGCGTGGGTCAGCGGTGAACACCCCATCGACGTCGGAGTAGATCTCGCAGAAATCGGCGCCCAGCGAGCTCGCGAGCGCCACCGCAGTGGTGTCGGAGGCGCCACGTCCGAGGGTGGTGACGTCCTTCGTCGTTTGTGAAACGCCCTGGAAGCCCGCAACGATGACGACGTCGCCGTCGTCCAGAGATTTTTCGATGCGCCCGGGGGTGATGTCGATGATGCGGGCATTTCCGTGGGCAG
The genomic region above belongs to Cutibacterium equinum and contains:
- a CDS encoding aspartate kinase gives rise to the protein MTRVVQKFGGSSVADAASIKRVARRIAATKQNCNDVVVVISAMGDTTDDLMDLALEVSPQPAPRELDMLLTTGERQSAALLAMALSDLGIPARSYTGSQAGVITTAAHGNARIIDITPGRIEKSLDDGDVVIVAGFQGVSQTTKDVTTLGRGASDTTAVALASSLGADFCEIYSDVDGVFTADPRIVKGARRIPQISYEEMLEMAACGAKILHLRCVEYARREDVPVHVRSSFSDKPGTWVTDLADITKGPDMEEAIISGVAHDRSEAKITIAGIPDTVGRAAQIFDIIARADINIDMIVQNASRVMNGRTDLSFTLPMSDGPSAVRALTAVKDEIGYEQVLYNDQIGKVSVVGVGMRSHPGVTSTFFRALADSGINLQMISTSEIRISVVVDADQVDQAVLVAHSAFGLDAEGEAVVYAGTGR